Proteins encoded together in one Candidatus Neomarinimicrobiota bacterium window:
- the mfd gene encoding transcription-repair coupling factor, whose product MTIPARLLEVSSAALKELFVAPEVRVNGLPLPALPLVLAHLSSSYGLPILAAFELIEDALAVRDIMLGLTNGESLAFYPGTGDTEDVPLGFLSPFEGFRLNALAGLGGDEPPPYFLLTQDILTEGLPSKSTIQGTTIKIQPGATSYSDLRRWLEANGYDVTPLVTEPGTFALRGSIIDCYPVNQDAPVRMDFFGESLEEIREFDIHSQVSTQKRAAVAILSLVQNETERVPVFDHFPKGWILAAQEDEELWSLSTHRAGKPERTIDLSVEIFPEQGTTAELLLARWEFLQRSNPGSQILFVSDHQAQFSRAATILPEIPLQHASGSYPSGFHSAPLGLMVVTPTELWHRPASTWRPARKAVASLITVKQHIDTLEPGDPIVHVNYGIGQYQGLTHLSVGGTTQECLTIEYHGGDRVYVSTDKISLVFPYTFTEGRPPQLDSLHSRRWERIKRQTRRSAEEVIDQLAELYARRALATGISHPEDDEFQLEFEETFPFEDTPDQVRSTDEIKRDMEYPRPMDRLLCGDVGFGKTELALRAAFKAIRGGQQVALLAPTTILADQHFITFRARLEPFAVNVQMLSRFITPANQRHILKGISAGTVDIVIGTHRILSQDIAFKRLGLLIIDEEHRFGVKQKERIKELKTNVDVLNLSATPIPRTLQFSLAGIRDISHLDTPPLERIPVITTINYYSQDLIRRAVTKEIQRGGQVYFVHSEVKSIDRVARDLDELLAGVTIGVAHGQMGSKELETTMLAFSEGRFQLLVCTSIIESGIDLPNVNTVIINNAHRFGLSQLYQIRGRVGRSNRQAYAYLLIPRRPRLTREALKRLKTIERYTALGSGYAIALKDLEIRGTGNLFGLEQSGHVAAVGLGLYTRIIQGIARERDLIPDDLSSPRLRREEVSVRISQRASIPDSYVPDPHLRLNLYRRLSIIDSLEDLESFRLEITDRFGACPKEVEDLLLTARLGILSAIIGVRAVRLTTASQILIDFTGPENPTQLLQKIQATMEPFELSYRFQNLKGGDLRLTFPLGENDAYTTLVSILSNLRSG is encoded by the coding sequence ATGACAATACCCGCGCGTCTCCTTGAAGTATCATCCGCAGCTCTAAAAGAGCTTTTCGTAGCCCCCGAAGTACGGGTGAATGGCCTTCCCTTACCAGCCCTGCCCCTGGTGCTGGCCCACCTGTCGTCATCCTACGGGCTGCCCATTTTGGCAGCTTTTGAATTAATAGAAGACGCCCTGGCAGTACGCGATATTATGCTGGGACTAACAAATGGGGAGTCCCTTGCGTTCTACCCGGGTACTGGAGACACCGAAGACGTACCCCTGGGATTTTTATCGCCTTTCGAAGGCTTCCGTCTGAATGCTCTTGCAGGTTTAGGCGGTGATGAACCGCCCCCATACTTTCTGCTGACCCAAGATATTCTGACTGAAGGACTCCCTTCAAAAAGTACCATCCAGGGGACTACCATTAAGATACAGCCGGGAGCCACGTCCTACTCAGATCTGCGACGGTGGCTGGAGGCAAACGGATACGACGTTACACCGTTGGTCACTGAGCCCGGAACCTTCGCTCTCCGGGGCAGCATCATTGACTGCTATCCAGTGAACCAAGATGCCCCAGTCAGAATGGACTTCTTCGGGGAAAGCCTGGAGGAAATCCGCGAGTTTGACATCCACTCCCAAGTAAGTACCCAGAAGCGGGCCGCGGTGGCTATACTCTCTCTCGTTCAGAATGAGACCGAAAGGGTCCCCGTTTTCGACCACTTCCCCAAGGGGTGGATCCTGGCCGCCCAGGAAGATGAAGAACTCTGGTCCCTCAGCACTCACCGGGCAGGTAAGCCTGAGAGAACCATTGACCTTTCGGTAGAAATCTTCCCTGAACAGGGAACAACTGCCGAGCTGCTGCTGGCACGTTGGGAATTCTTACAGAGATCAAACCCCGGCTCGCAAATCTTGTTCGTCAGCGATCACCAGGCGCAGTTTAGCCGTGCCGCGACGATATTACCGGAAATTCCCTTACAGCATGCCTCCGGCAGCTACCCTTCCGGCTTCCACTCGGCACCCCTGGGTTTGATGGTGGTGACGCCCACCGAACTATGGCATCGACCGGCAAGCACCTGGCGGCCAGCACGTAAGGCGGTGGCTTCACTGATCACTGTGAAGCAACACATTGACACCCTGGAACCGGGCGACCCGATCGTCCACGTGAATTACGGCATTGGACAGTACCAGGGGCTCACCCACCTATCAGTGGGTGGCACCACCCAAGAGTGCCTGACCATCGAATATCACGGCGGTGACCGCGTTTATGTGTCTACCGATAAGATTTCTCTGGTGTTCCCCTACACTTTTACAGAGGGTCGCCCACCGCAGCTTGACTCGCTGCACTCGCGCCGCTGGGAGCGGATAAAACGCCAAACGCGCCGCTCAGCCGAAGAAGTGATTGATCAGCTGGCGGAGCTCTATGCCCGGCGCGCATTGGCTACCGGCATTTCTCATCCCGAGGATGACGAGTTTCAACTTGAATTTGAAGAGACCTTTCCTTTCGAAGACACACCCGACCAGGTACGTTCTACGGATGAGATCAAGCGCGACATGGAGTATCCCCGCCCTATGGACCGCCTGCTGTGCGGCGATGTGGGCTTTGGCAAGACTGAACTGGCGCTGAGAGCCGCCTTTAAGGCCATTCGTGGCGGTCAGCAAGTTGCCCTGCTGGCACCCACAACGATCCTCGCAGATCAACACTTTATCACCTTTCGTGCCCGGCTGGAACCATTCGCCGTGAACGTCCAGATGCTATCACGTTTCATAACACCGGCAAATCAACGCCACATACTTAAAGGAATCTCCGCCGGAACCGTCGATATAGTCATCGGTACCCATCGGATTCTCTCACAAGATATAGCTTTCAAACGCCTGGGGCTGCTCATAATAGATGAGGAACACCGCTTCGGTGTTAAGCAGAAGGAGCGCATAAAAGAGCTGAAGACCAACGTGGATGTCCTCAATCTATCTGCTACACCCATACCTCGTACGCTTCAATTTTCACTCGCCGGCATTCGTGACATCTCTCATCTGGACACGCCGCCCCTGGAGCGAATCCCTGTTATCACCACTATTAATTACTACAGCCAGGACCTTATCAGACGGGCTGTCACGAAGGAAATCCAAAGGGGGGGACAGGTTTACTTCGTACACAGCGAAGTAAAAAGTATTGACCGGGTAGCCCGGGACCTGGATGAACTGCTAGCAGGAGTTACGATTGGTGTCGCTCATGGGCAGATGGGCTCAAAGGAGTTGGAAACGACAATGCTGGCATTCTCGGAAGGTCGCTTTCAGCTGCTGGTTTGCACCAGTATCATCGAATCCGGAATCGACCTGCCCAATGTGAATACGGTGATCATCAACAATGCCCATCGGTTCGGACTATCACAGCTTTACCAGATACGTGGTCGTGTGGGGCGTTCAAACCGACAGGCCTACGCTTACCTGCTCATACCACGACGCCCCAGACTAACCCGTGAAGCCCTGAAACGCCTGAAGACCATTGAACGGTATACGGCCCTGGGTTCCGGCTATGCCATAGCTTTAAAGGACCTGGAAATACGCGGCACAGGCAACCTCTTCGGCCTGGAACAAAGCGGCCACGTAGCGGCGGTCGGGTTAGGCCTTTACACCCGCATAATTCAAGGCATTGCACGAGAACGTGACTTAATCCCGGATGACCTGTCCTCACCACGGCTAAGACGGGAAGAGGTTTCCGTTAGAATTTCTCAACGCGCCAGTATTCCCGATAGTTACGTACCCGACCCCCACCTGCGCCTTAACCTCTATCGCAGGCTGTCAATCATAGACAGCCTTGAAGATCTCGAGAGCTTTCGTCTAGAGATAACAGATCGCTTTGGCGCCTGTCCAAAGGAAGTGGAAGATCTGCTGCTAACAGCCCGGCTGGGCATACTATCAGCAATAATCGGCGTAAGAGCCGTGCGGTTGACAACCGCCAGCCAGATCCTGATCGATTTCACCGGTCCCGAAAATCCGACACAGCTTTTACAAAAAATTCAGGCCACCATGGAACCATTTGAGCTAAGCTATCGTTTTCAAAATCTCAAGGGTGGTGATCTGCGGCTCACATTTCCACTGGGTGAAAATGATGCTTACACCACCCTGGTATCTATATTAAGTAACCTTAGATCAGGATAA
- a CDS encoding peptidyl-prolyl cis-trans isomerase gives MIVLIPATISMSLSCSRSGQEADPPLARVEKSTIRLSDLDEGTRANYLSLGEAAEHWIDDQVLLQHAEGSKLINQRAVTKQLQKHEQRLLAGLLLDSLLLNQIQIDPEEVRAYYANHIEEFQFPFNAALVTHICFRRRDAALEALDLLGSSVATRDSVLGQYNFDHQLIYQNQIIPSLDEAVFQARVTQFYGPITSDFGYHIILVERFFDQGDTIPFIFVRKHIYEKLFQMRLPLERLTIIDSLREMLDVEVYHD, from the coding sequence ATGATTGTCCTCATCCCTGCTACAATCAGCATGTCGCTTAGCTGCTCCCGTAGTGGACAAGAAGCCGATCCGCCTCTTGCACGAGTAGAAAAAAGCACCATCAGGCTCAGCGACCTGGATGAAGGAACTCGCGCCAACTATCTTTCCCTAGGCGAGGCAGCCGAACACTGGATTGATGATCAAGTTCTTCTGCAGCACGCTGAAGGGTCGAAGCTTATCAATCAGAGGGCCGTCACAAAGCAGCTGCAAAAACACGAGCAACGGCTACTTGCCGGCCTGCTCCTGGACTCTCTTCTGCTCAACCAGATTCAGATCGATCCGGAAGAAGTCCGGGCCTATTATGCGAATCACATAGAGGAATTCCAATTCCCTTTTAATGCTGCTCTAGTCACCCACATTTGTTTTAGGCGGCGTGATGCTGCCCTAGAAGCGCTTGACCTTCTGGGCAGCTCCGTCGCAACACGCGACTCGGTCCTCGGTCAATACAATTTTGACCATCAATTAATCTATCAAAACCAGATTATACCTTCCTTGGACGAGGCGGTTTTCCAAGCCCGTGTCACTCAGTTTTATGGCCCAATAACCTCAGATTTTGGCTACCACATAATCCTCGTTGAACGATTTTTCGATCAGGGAGATACAATCCCGTTTATCTTTGTTAGAAAGCATATCTACGAGAAACTATTTCAGATGCGACTGCCCCTGGAAAGATTAACAATAATAGACAGCTTGCGGGAAATGCTCGACGTTGAGGTATATCACGATTAA
- a CDS encoding peptidylprolyl isomerase gives MQNILLAKAKIDSMDIIPDEDVDQALDQQVESIMAQLGSEGRFEEVMGQSIRDFREEHWYDIRKQIIAERYQFEKITSVKTSRDEVQEFYYTYKDSLPPVDTKYELSQIILPILSGEEAKEQAYKTILNLKDSLNHGASFSDLARRFSDDEVSKNQGGNLGLVRRGELVPRFEEAAFSLEEGQISDIVETVFGYHIIQLLEKQGERINVSHLLVKVEPTSADRDKALERIRNYYYLLADQPTLFDSLVKEISNNDNPHSDLGYIGWLEYSKLPNESYKNAIYGTVAGDITPPFQTKDGFHILNVINVKEGGIPTLEEYYPQIEAFALRDKQIRYINTWLDRIRKDIFIRKID, from the coding sequence ATGCAGAATATTCTGTTAGCAAAAGCCAAGATAGATAGCATGGATATAATTCCGGATGAGGATGTTGATCAAGCCCTGGATCAACAGGTTGAGTCTATAATGGCCCAGTTAGGATCAGAGGGCCGCTTTGAAGAGGTCATGGGTCAAAGCATTAGAGATTTCAGGGAGGAGCACTGGTATGATATCCGGAAACAGATAATCGCTGAGCGCTATCAATTTGAGAAGATCACGTCTGTGAAAACATCCAGGGATGAGGTACAAGAGTTCTATTACACATATAAGGATAGCCTGCCTCCCGTAGACACAAAATATGAACTGTCACAAATTATACTGCCGATCCTCTCGGGTGAGGAGGCCAAAGAACAGGCATATAAGACCATACTGAACCTTAAAGACAGCCTTAATCACGGCGCTTCTTTCTCCGACCTTGCACGTAGATTTTCCGATGATGAAGTATCTAAAAATCAAGGGGGCAATCTTGGCTTAGTGCGGCGCGGTGAGTTAGTACCTAGATTTGAAGAAGCAGCCTTCAGCCTGGAAGAGGGTCAAATAAGTGATATTGTTGAAACCGTATTTGGGTATCATATAATACAACTCCTTGAAAAACAAGGGGAAAGGATAAATGTCAGCCACCTTTTGGTTAAAGTTGAACCCACGTCTGCTGATAGAGATAAAGCATTAGAGCGGATACGAAATTATTATTACCTCCTGGCTGATCAGCCAACCTTATTTGACTCACTTGTCAAAGAGATTTCCAATAACGATAATCCTCACAGCGATTTAGGATACATTGGCTGGTTAGAATATAGTAAACTGCCCAATGAATCGTACAAAAACGCAATCTACGGTACTGTTGCTGGTGATATTACACCCCCCTTCCAAACCAAAGATGGTTTCCACATCCTTAACGTTATCAATGTTAAAGAAGGGGGTATACCAACCCTTGAGGAATATTATCCACAGATCGAGGCCTTTGCTCTAAGAGATAAACAAATAAGATATATCAATACTTGGCTAGATAGGATACGCAAAGATATATTTATTAGGAAGATAGATTAA